One segment of Nocardioides sp. QY071 DNA contains the following:
- a CDS encoding sensor histidine kinase yields the protein MTTEPVRAGLSVRTRITAAVALLVTVALAGAGLIVYWVESRALTETLQSEVEQELDEFVALQRTGDFATVRDLLEGFLTRNVPDDDELLVGWIGDGTLVQFPADDLVDEPAFREAVASLVVDGGTTYLDTDRGEVRITAQPVAQGSQRGALLVVTYLAEDRGELGQTMRTYTLVALLSAVLVTATAAWVSGRLLRPLRTLHQAADTITATDLSRRLPERGNDDITALTRTVNGMLDRLERAFAGQRQFLDDAGHELRTPLTVLRGHLELLDTGSPQEVAETRALLLDEVDRMARLVGDLIVLAKSDRPDFLAPGPTDPSALLAAVLTKASALGERHWVLETSPALPAELVLDGQRITQALLALADNAVKHTGPAGRIAIGATVDDATLHCWVQDDGAGVAPGDEERIFGRFGRAAVPEGDEGFGLGLSIVGAIAQAHGGRAYVDRSAPGPGARFAIDVPAVQPDPADSEQTQVLTWPTS from the coding sequence ATGACGACTGAGCCCGTCCGGGCGGGGCTGTCCGTCCGGACCCGGATCACCGCGGCCGTCGCGCTGCTCGTCACCGTCGCCCTCGCCGGCGCCGGCCTGATCGTCTACTGGGTCGAGAGCCGGGCGCTGACCGAGACCCTGCAGAGCGAGGTCGAGCAGGAGCTCGACGAGTTCGTCGCCCTCCAGCGCACCGGCGACTTCGCGACCGTCCGCGACCTGCTCGAGGGCTTCTTGACCCGCAACGTCCCCGACGACGACGAGCTGCTCGTCGGCTGGATCGGCGACGGCACCCTGGTGCAGTTCCCCGCCGACGATCTCGTCGACGAGCCGGCCTTCCGGGAGGCGGTCGCGTCCCTGGTCGTCGATGGCGGCACGACCTACCTCGACACCGACCGCGGTGAGGTGCGGATCACCGCCCAGCCGGTCGCCCAGGGCAGCCAGCGCGGCGCCCTGCTGGTGGTCACCTACCTCGCCGAGGACCGCGGCGAGCTCGGGCAGACGATGCGCACCTACACCCTCGTCGCGCTGTTGTCCGCCGTCCTGGTGACCGCCACCGCGGCCTGGGTGTCCGGGCGGCTGCTGCGTCCGCTGCGCACCCTGCACCAGGCTGCCGACACGATCACCGCGACCGACCTGTCGCGCCGCCTGCCGGAGCGTGGCAACGACGACATCACCGCCCTCACCCGCACCGTCAACGGGATGCTCGACCGGCTGGAGCGGGCCTTCGCCGGCCAGCGGCAGTTCCTCGACGACGCCGGCCACGAGCTGCGCACGCCGCTGACCGTGCTCCGTGGGCACCTCGAGCTGCTCGACACCGGCAGCCCGCAGGAGGTCGCCGAGACCCGGGCACTGCTGCTCGACGAGGTCGACCGGATGGCCCGCCTGGTCGGCGACCTGATCGTGCTGGCCAAGAGCGACCGGCCCGACTTCCTCGCCCCCGGGCCCACCGACCCGTCCGCGCTGCTCGCCGCCGTGCTCACCAAGGCCAGCGCCCTCGGCGAGCGGCACTGGGTGCTCGAGACGTCCCCGGCGCTGCCTGCCGAGCTGGTTCTCGACGGCCAGCGGATCACCCAGGCGCTGCTCGCGCTCGCCGACAACGCCGTCAAGCACACCGGGCCCGCCGGCCGGATCGCCATCGGCGCCACGGTGGATGACGCGACCCTGCACTGCTGGGTCCAGGACGACGGCGCCGGTGTCGCGCCCGGCGACGAGGAGCGGATCTTCGGCCGGTTCGGCCGCGCCGCCGTACCCGAGGGCGACGAGGGCTTCGGGCTCGGGCTCTCCATCGTGGGCGCGATCGCCCAGGCCCACGGCGGGAGGGCGTACGTCGACCGCTCGGCTCCCGGCCCCGGCGCCCGGTTCGCGATCGACGTACCCGCGGTGCAGCCGGACCCCGCCGACTCCGAGCAGACCCAGGTCCTGACGTGGCCCACATCCTGA
- a CDS encoding serine/threonine-protein kinase: protein MGTLSSWELAEGDAITPELTALRSLGGGSAYEAYLAFDEITYGPVVVKVVRPAEVDDTHTLEGLVREATALDVAHHPVTARGLRYAVDGPRPHLVLEYVEGPSLSRLIRRHRRLSPQQYLPLAVDLASALHFFRHADVCHLDLKPSNVIMGSPARLIDFSVARRAAHAAEITGNIGTDAYMAPEQAAPGGAYGVPGHASDLWGLGTTLFHAVAGYRPFRDGDPAAAEAADRFPQLLDAPAELPADVPAAVDKVVHALLEPDPADRPLPREVAEALEPEITALPAPRLHWKG, encoded by the coding sequence ATGGGCACGCTGTCGTCCTGGGAGCTCGCCGAGGGTGACGCGATCACCCCCGAGCTGACCGCGCTGCGGTCGCTCGGGGGTGGCTCGGCGTACGAGGCCTACCTGGCCTTCGACGAGATCACCTACGGGCCCGTCGTCGTCAAGGTCGTCCGCCCGGCGGAGGTCGACGACACGCACACGCTCGAGGGACTGGTCCGCGAGGCGACCGCCTTGGACGTCGCGCACCACCCCGTGACCGCCCGCGGCCTGCGGTACGCCGTCGACGGCCCCCGTCCGCACCTGGTGCTCGAGTACGTGGAGGGACCCAGCCTGTCCCGCCTGATCCGGCGGCACCGTCGGCTCTCGCCGCAGCAGTACCTCCCGCTCGCGGTCGACCTCGCCTCCGCGCTGCACTTCTTCCGGCACGCCGACGTGTGCCACCTCGACCTGAAGCCGAGCAACGTGATCATGGGCTCGCCGGCGCGACTGATCGACTTCTCGGTCGCCCGCCGGGCCGCGCATGCCGCCGAGATCACCGGGAACATCGGCACCGACGCGTACATGGCGCCCGAGCAGGCCGCGCCCGGTGGTGCGTACGGCGTCCCCGGTCATGCGAGCGACCTCTGGGGTCTCGGCACGACCCTGTTCCACGCCGTTGCCGGATATCGCCCCTTCCGCGACGGCGACCCGGCCGCCGCCGAGGCCGCCGACCGGTTCCCGCAGCTGCTGGACGCGCCGGCGGAGCTGCCGGCCGACGTACCGGCGGCGGTGGACAAGGTCGTGCACGCGCTGCTGGAGCCCGACCCGGCCGACCGGCCACTGCCCCGCGAGGTCGCCGAGGCGCTGGAGCCGGAGATCACGGCGCTGCCGGCTCCACGGCTGCACTGGAAGGGTTGA
- a CDS encoding peroxiredoxin — protein sequence MRPDVAGPPSAAAGIEIGGLAPDFTLRDQFGQDITLSSYRGVKAVALVFYPFAFSGVCSGEMHGIRTRLDEFLTFDTEVLAISCDPVYALRAFSDADGLNFGLLSDFWPHGEVARAYGVFDERGGSAERSSYVIDKAGRLAWSVHNPKPAARSADDLLEALRAAAV from the coding sequence GTGAGGCCCGACGTGGCCGGACCGCCCAGCGCCGCCGCGGGCATCGAGATCGGCGGACTCGCGCCCGACTTCACGCTGCGCGACCAGTTCGGGCAGGACATCACCTTGTCGTCGTACCGCGGGGTCAAGGCGGTCGCGCTCGTCTTCTACCCGTTCGCGTTCAGCGGGGTGTGCAGCGGCGAGATGCACGGCATCCGGACCCGGCTCGACGAGTTCCTCACCTTCGACACCGAGGTGCTCGCGATCTCCTGCGACCCGGTCTACGCGCTGCGCGCGTTCAGCGACGCCGACGGTCTCAACTTCGGGCTGCTCAGCGACTTCTGGCCGCACGGCGAGGTCGCGCGGGCGTACGGCGTGTTCGACGAGCGCGGTGGCAGCGCCGAGCGGTCGTCGTACGTCATCGACAAGGCGGGCCGCCTGGCCTGGTCGGTGCACAACCCCAAGCCCGCCGCCCGGAGCGCCGACGACCTGCTCGAGGCGCTGCGCGCGGCTGCTGTCTAG
- a CDS encoding APC family permease, giving the protein MVDTTRSAAPTTGTSLKGSVGVAGIVFLVIAAAAPLTAVAGSLPVMVAIGNGAGAPLAYVVAAAVLLVFSVGYAAMSSEVTDTGAFYAYVTQGLGRSPGLGAAALALLAYTTIQAAIYGLAASTLRDVVLRFGGPDLPWWLWAVVLLGVVALLGYRSIDLGARVLGFLLVAEIALIVLLSVAVLARGGAHGVDAASFTPSAFLSGSPGIALMFAIGSFVGFEATAIYGEEARDPRRTVPVATYVAVATIGVLYAVASWAVVLAFGSAEVQAAAQVDPAGLTFVAASTFLGGTAADVMMVMLVTSLFAALLAFHNAIARYAFALARAGYAPRRLMEVHPRHGSPHAGSLVQTASAVVLVGVFALAGADPVLELFTWMAGVSIVAILAVMVLTSVAIIAYFRSVGSGRTLWHTTVAPVLGTLGLVGITVLVIANFTTLIGGSRVLAIAFLALVAATFLGGTAVGRWRRPARRSA; this is encoded by the coding sequence ATGGTCGACACCACGCGATCGGCGGCGCCGACGACCGGCACGTCCTTGAAGGGCTCGGTCGGAGTCGCCGGCATCGTGTTCCTCGTCATCGCGGCGGCGGCACCCCTCACGGCCGTGGCGGGCTCACTGCCGGTCATGGTGGCGATCGGCAACGGCGCGGGCGCGCCGCTGGCGTACGTCGTCGCGGCGGCGGTGCTGCTCGTGTTCAGCGTCGGCTACGCCGCGATGAGCAGCGAGGTGACCGACACCGGAGCGTTCTACGCCTACGTCACCCAAGGTCTCGGCCGCTCGCCCGGCCTCGGCGCGGCGGCACTCGCCCTGCTGGCTTACACGACCATCCAGGCTGCCATCTACGGCCTGGCCGCCTCGACCCTGCGCGACGTCGTGCTGCGCTTCGGTGGCCCGGACCTGCCGTGGTGGCTGTGGGCGGTGGTGCTGCTGGGCGTGGTCGCCCTGCTCGGCTACCGCAGCATCGACCTCGGTGCCCGGGTCCTGGGCTTCCTTCTCGTCGCCGAGATCGCACTGATCGTCCTGCTCTCGGTGGCGGTCCTGGCCCGGGGCGGCGCCCACGGCGTCGACGCGGCGTCGTTCACGCCGTCCGCCTTCTTGTCCGGGTCGCCGGGGATCGCCCTCATGTTCGCGATCGGCTCCTTCGTGGGCTTCGAGGCGACCGCGATCTACGGCGAGGAGGCGCGCGACCCGAGGCGGACCGTGCCGGTCGCGACCTACGTGGCCGTGGCCACCATCGGGGTCCTGTACGCCGTCGCGAGCTGGGCCGTGGTGCTGGCGTTCGGCAGCGCCGAGGTCCAGGCCGCGGCGCAGGTCGACCCGGCGGGTCTCACCTTCGTCGCCGCGAGCACCTTCCTCGGTGGAACGGCGGCCGACGTGATGATGGTGATGCTGGTGACCAGCCTGTTCGCAGCCCTGCTCGCCTTCCACAACGCGATCGCGCGCTACGCCTTCGCGCTGGCCCGCGCCGGCTACGCGCCCCGCCGGCTGATGGAGGTCCACCCCCGGCACGGGTCCCCGCACGCGGGCTCGCTCGTGCAGACCGCCAGCGCCGTCGTCCTCGTCGGGGTGTTCGCCCTCGCCGGCGCCGACCCCGTCCTGGAGCTGTTCACCTGGATGGCCGGCGTCTCGATCGTGGCGATCCTCGCCGTCATGGTGCTGACCAGTGTCGCGATCATCGCCTACTTCCGGTCGGTGGGATCGGGCCGGACGCTGTGGCACACGACCGTCGCGCCGGTTCTCGGCACCCTCGGACTGGTCGGCATCACGGTGCTCGTGATCGCCAACTTCACCACGCTGATCGGCGGGTCGAGGGTGCTGGCGATCGCCTTCCTCGCCCTCGTCGCAGCGACCTTCCTCGGCGGCACGGCCGTGGGGCGCTGGCGGCGTCCCGCGCGCCGCTCCGCCTGA
- a CDS encoding NAD(P)/FAD-dependent oxidoreductase, with protein MSTHTAPARPESRSVIVVGAGFAGLVAARELEAAGVDVRIYEARDRIGGRAWTDERLGGHALEMGATWVHWMQPFVWTEITRYAQQIHPSPDVESAYWVSDGVVHAGTEHELDTRLARLQDTIFEGSREFFPYPHDPLFVLRSDDTDPDLRERFLAADKGSVLDCLRTGEFSQEDIDLADSYWSAGYQGSTATASPLMAKHWASLSDHRSSLMDEQTLRFKLSNGMRGLYDAIAADLRCPVSLSTPVASVRHDADRARVVLADGRVDEADAVIVTAPIGALGRIEFSPALSDLQREVVADGTNSVGFKVWIKVAGRHSVIAGAPGVHPISLVRSEYVLDEEDATILVGFGSDHTAIDIEDVASVQRAVDVWEAGLRVIDCGGHDWVADPWSGQTWATLKSGQFINGWSHFTEPSGRLHFAGADYAKGWNGVVVDGAIESGITTARRVLGDLRAGQAMRQVN; from the coding sequence ATGTCCACCCACACTGCACCCGCACGACCCGAGAGCCGGTCCGTGATCGTGGTCGGGGCCGGCTTCGCCGGCCTGGTCGCCGCCCGCGAGCTGGAGGCGGCCGGCGTCGACGTGCGGATCTACGAGGCCCGCGACCGGATCGGCGGCCGGGCCTGGACCGACGAGCGACTGGGCGGTCACGCCCTGGAGATGGGAGCGACCTGGGTGCACTGGATGCAGCCGTTCGTGTGGACCGAGATCACCCGCTACGCCCAGCAGATCCACCCGAGCCCCGACGTCGAGTCGGCCTACTGGGTCAGCGACGGCGTCGTCCACGCCGGGACCGAGCACGAGCTCGACACGAGGCTGGCGCGCCTGCAGGACACGATCTTCGAGGGGTCGCGCGAGTTCTTCCCCTATCCCCACGACCCGCTGTTCGTGCTGCGCTCGGACGACACCGACCCCGACCTGCGCGAACGCTTCCTCGCCGCGGACAAGGGCAGCGTGCTCGACTGCCTGCGCACCGGCGAGTTCAGCCAGGAGGACATCGACCTCGCCGACTCGTACTGGTCGGCCGGCTACCAGGGGTCGACCGCTACCGCGTCGCCTCTGATGGCCAAGCACTGGGCGTCACTGAGCGACCACCGCAGCTCACTGATGGACGAGCAGACCCTTCGGTTCAAGCTGAGCAACGGGATGCGCGGGCTGTACGACGCCATCGCCGCCGACCTGCGCTGCCCGGTCTCCCTCTCGACGCCCGTCGCCTCGGTCCGGCACGACGCCGACCGGGCACGGGTCGTGCTCGCCGACGGCCGGGTCGACGAGGCGGACGCCGTCATCGTCACCGCGCCGATCGGTGCGCTGGGGCGGATCGAGTTCTCACCGGCCCTCTCGGACCTGCAGCGGGAGGTGGTCGCGGACGGCACCAACTCGGTCGGCTTCAAGGTCTGGATCAAGGTCGCCGGCCGGCACTCGGTCATCGCGGGCGCGCCGGGCGTGCATCCGATCTCCCTGGTGCGTAGCGAGTACGTCCTCGACGAGGAGGACGCCACGATCCTGGTCGGCTTCGGGTCCGACCACACGGCCATCGACATCGAGGACGTCGCCTCGGTGCAGCGCGCGGTCGACGTGTGGGAGGCCGGGCTGAGGGTGATCGACTGCGGCGGCCACGACTGGGTCGCCGATCCCTGGTCGGGGCAGACCTGGGCCACCTTGAAGTCGGGGCAGTTCATCAACGGCTGGAGCCACTTCACCGAGCCCTCGGGGCGCCTGCACTTCGCCGGCGCCGACTATGCGAAGGGGTGGAACGGCGTCGTCGTCGACGGAGCGATCGAGTCCGGCATCACCACGGCGCGCCGGGTGCTGGGCGACCTGCGGGCGGGTCAGGCGATGCGCCAGGTGAACTGA
- a CDS encoding response regulator transcription factor: MAHILIVEDEERIASFVAKGLRAEGHRTTVASDGHRGLDHALAGDVDLVVLDIGLPGIDGFELLDQLRSQGSRVPVIVLTARDSVADTVTALEGGADDYMAKPFRFAELSARVRLRLRQASAVPAGNGTPDTLAAAGIELDLRTRRATASGREVELSAREFALAETFLRNAGQVLSREQLLDQVWGLDFDPGSNVVDVYVGYLRRKLGADAISTVRGMGYRLDR, translated from the coding sequence GTGGCCCACATCCTGATCGTCGAGGACGAGGAGCGGATCGCCTCCTTCGTGGCCAAGGGCCTGCGCGCCGAGGGGCACCGCACCACCGTCGCCTCCGACGGCCACCGTGGCCTCGACCACGCCCTCGCCGGCGACGTCGACCTCGTCGTCCTCGACATCGGCCTGCCGGGCATCGACGGCTTCGAGCTGCTCGACCAGCTCCGCTCCCAGGGCTCGCGGGTGCCGGTCATCGTGCTCACCGCCCGCGACTCGGTCGCCGACACCGTGACCGCGCTCGAGGGCGGGGCCGACGACTACATGGCCAAGCCGTTCCGCTTCGCCGAGCTGAGCGCCCGGGTCCGCCTGCGGCTGCGGCAGGCGAGCGCCGTACCCGCGGGCAACGGCACCCCCGACACCCTCGCCGCCGCCGGCATCGAGCTCGACCTGCGCACCCGCCGCGCCACCGCCTCCGGACGCGAGGTCGAGCTGTCCGCGCGCGAGTTCGCCCTCGCCGAGACGTTCCTGCGCAACGCCGGCCAGGTGCTCTCCCGCGAGCAGCTCCTCGACCAGGTCTGGGGCCTCGACTTCGACCCCGGCTCCAATGTCGTCGACGTCTACGTCGGCTACCTGCGCCGCAAGCTCGGCGCCGACGCGATCAGCACCGTGCGCGGGATGGGCTACCGCCTCGACCGTTGA
- a CDS encoding TetR/AcrR family transcriptional regulator, which yields MPRLVDHDERRRAIIAAAWRLLATRGVDGVNMRDLAAEAGYTNGALSHYFAGKDEILRTSYEHVLDATNQRIEASVGHRTGLSALRRLCHEVMPLTAEARLEARIAMSLWQRAMGDAAMAELNNAAVAEWKQQMARHWQEAIDAGELPAAAVPAGVELLMTTIIGLQVTAVLDPATTSRAAQVALVDGILGQFTPRE from the coding sequence GTGCCGCGACTGGTCGACCACGACGAGCGCCGCCGCGCGATCATCGCGGCGGCCTGGCGGCTGCTCGCCACGCGAGGCGTCGACGGCGTCAACATGCGTGACCTCGCCGCGGAGGCCGGGTACACCAACGGTGCCCTCAGCCACTACTTCGCCGGCAAGGACGAGATCCTGCGGACCTCCTACGAGCACGTCCTCGACGCGACCAACCAGCGGATCGAGGCCTCGGTCGGCCACCGCACCGGGCTGAGCGCCCTGCGCCGGCTGTGCCACGAGGTGATGCCGCTGACCGCGGAGGCCCGGCTGGAGGCACGGATCGCGATGTCGCTGTGGCAGCGCGCCATGGGCGACGCCGCCATGGCCGAGCTCAACAACGCGGCGGTCGCCGAGTGGAAGCAGCAGATGGCCCGGCACTGGCAGGAGGCCATCGACGCGGGAGAGCTGCCGGCCGCGGCCGTACCCGCCGGCGTGGAGCTGTTGATGACCACGATCATCGGCCTCCAGGTCACGGCCGTGCTCGACCCCGCGACGACCTCCCGCGCCGCCCAGGTCGCCCTGGTCGACGGGATCCTCGGTCAGTTCACGCCGCGGGAGTAG
- a CDS encoding AMP-binding protein has protein sequence MGKIAHLVTGRVKDTGTSLKILTESGIVRPYSPLVIAGMANALRQWSTTPAGGFKTIALRMPQQVAIIDERGALTFGELQERTNALAHGLRARGVRAGDGVAVMCRNHRGFIEASIAVSKLGADVLYLNTAFAGPQLADVIAREKPRVVVHDEEFTGLLSGADIADRVLGWTDGDAGPDSLEGLISAGVAAGRTADLTPPASKGRTIILTSGTTGTPKGAPRPQGGLPAAISLLSRMPLKSGWKCHVAAPLFHTWGFAHYQLAMMLGTTLVLTRRFDPEDALRILHDEECDSFAVIPVMLQRILALPAETLDRYPLPHLKAVASSGSALPGDLPTQWMDRFGDNLYSIYGSTEVAWASIASPKDLREAPGCAGRLPHQTVVRILDADGRELPQGESGRIFVGNSLQIEGYTGGGGKEMVDGLMSSGDVGRFDAEGRLYVEGRDDEMIVSGGENVFPKEVEDCLAAHERVAEVAAIGVEDPDFGKRLRAFVVRVPEAEPVSADELKDLVKQNLARYKVPREIVFLDELPRNATGKVLKRELAAIEPTDSTP, from the coding sequence ATGGGGAAGATCGCGCACCTGGTCACCGGCCGGGTCAAGGACACCGGAACCAGCCTCAAGATCCTGACCGAGTCGGGGATCGTGCGCCCCTACTCGCCGCTCGTGATCGCCGGCATGGCCAACGCCCTGCGGCAGTGGAGCACCACGCCCGCGGGCGGGTTCAAGACCATCGCGCTGCGGATGCCCCAGCAGGTCGCGATCATCGACGAGCGCGGCGCGCTCACCTTCGGTGAGCTGCAGGAGCGCACCAACGCGCTGGCCCACGGGCTGCGCGCCCGCGGGGTGAGGGCGGGCGACGGCGTGGCCGTCATGTGCCGCAACCACCGCGGCTTCATCGAGGCCTCCATCGCCGTCAGCAAGCTCGGCGCGGACGTGCTCTACCTCAACACCGCCTTCGCCGGCCCGCAGCTGGCCGACGTGATCGCGCGGGAGAAGCCGCGCGTCGTCGTCCACGACGAGGAGTTCACCGGCCTGCTCTCCGGTGCCGACATCGCCGACCGGGTGCTCGGCTGGACCGACGGCGACGCGGGTCCGGACAGCCTGGAGGGACTCATCTCGGCGGGGGTCGCCGCCGGTCGCACCGCCGACCTCACGCCGCCGGCCAGCAAGGGCCGCACCATCATCCTCACCTCGGGCACGACGGGTACGCCGAAGGGTGCGCCCCGGCCCCAGGGCGGCCTGCCGGCGGCGATCTCGCTGCTGTCGCGGATGCCGCTCAAGAGCGGCTGGAAGTGCCACGTCGCCGCGCCGCTGTTCCACACCTGGGGCTTCGCGCACTACCAGCTCGCGATGATGCTGGGCACCACCCTGGTGCTCACCCGAAGGTTCGACCCCGAGGACGCGCTGCGGATCCTCCACGACGAGGAGTGCGACTCGTTCGCGGTCATCCCCGTGATGCTCCAGCGGATCCTGGCGCTGCCGGCCGAGACGCTGGACCGCTACCCGCTGCCGCACCTCAAGGCGGTCGCGTCCTCCGGCTCCGCGCTGCCCGGCGACCTGCCGACCCAGTGGATGGACCGCTTCGGCGACAACCTGTACTCCATCTACGGCTCCACCGAGGTCGCCTGGGCCTCGATCGCCTCCCCGAAGGACCTGCGCGAGGCGCCCGGCTGTGCCGGCCGGCTGCCGCACCAGACCGTCGTACGCATCCTCGACGCCGACGGCCGCGAGCTGCCGCAGGGGGAGTCGGGCCGGATCTTCGTCGGCAACTCCCTGCAGATCGAGGGCTACACCGGCGGTGGCGGCAAGGAGATGGTCGACGGCCTGATGTCGTCGGGCGACGTGGGCCGCTTCGACGCCGAGGGCCGGCTCTACGTCGAGGGTCGTGACGACGAGATGATCGTCTCCGGTGGCGAGAACGTCTTCCCGAAGGAGGTCGAGGACTGCCTCGCGGCCCACGAGCGGGTGGCCGAGGTCGCCGCCATCGGCGTCGAGGACCCCGACTTCGGCAAGCGGCTGCGGGCCTTCGTGGTCCGCGTCCCCGAGGCCGAGCCGGTCTCGGCCGACGAGCTCAAGGACCTGGTCAAGCAGAACCTGGCCCGCTACAAGGTGCCGCGCGAGATCGTCTTCCTCGACGAGCTGCCCCGCAACGCCACCGGCAAGGTCCTCAAGCGCGAGCTCGCGGCGATCGAGCCGACGGACTCCACCCCGTGA
- a CDS encoding AMP-binding protein, producing MFVPFSVNDFLDRAVQVYGERVGVVDEPTQPAPSQGELTYAQIGELARRQAAKLDELGIGVGERVAVVSHNSSRLLTSFFGVSGWGRVLVPVNFRLSPDEVQYIVDHSGARVLYVDPELEESLAGVTCEQKYLLGEDDALYAAPGVEPKAWEHDEAATATINYTSGTTARPKGVQITHRNIWVNALTFGLHAGIGDRDVYLHTLPQFHANGWGMPFAMTGVGARHIILRKVDGAEILRRVRDHGVTVMCAAPAVAAAVLEAAQSWEGEIPGRDKVRIIMAGAPPPTKTVIRVQEELGWEFIQIYGLTETSPLLTINRTREEWDDLSAEERATRLTRAGAPAIGVRLAIDESEEGAGEVLAQSNVILEGYWEQPEESAAALAGGWFHTGDGGVLGEDGYLTIADRKKDVIITGGENVTSIEVEDTLFSHRAVAEVAVIGVPSEKWGETIKALVVLTPDATAGPEMEAELIRWCKDRLAGYKSPTSVEFRTELARTATGKLQKFKLRAPYWEGYSRGVN from the coding sequence GTGTTCGTCCCGTTCAGCGTCAACGACTTCCTCGACCGGGCCGTCCAGGTGTACGGCGAGCGGGTGGGTGTCGTCGACGAGCCGACCCAGCCCGCGCCGAGCCAGGGCGAGCTCACCTATGCGCAGATCGGCGAGCTGGCCCGGCGCCAGGCCGCGAAGCTCGACGAGCTCGGGATCGGCGTCGGGGAGCGGGTCGCGGTCGTCAGCCACAACAGCAGCCGGCTGCTGACCTCGTTCTTCGGCGTGAGCGGCTGGGGCCGCGTGCTGGTGCCGGTGAACTTCCGGCTCAGCCCCGACGAGGTGCAGTACATCGTCGACCACTCCGGCGCCCGGGTGCTCTACGTCGACCCGGAGCTCGAGGAGTCGCTCGCGGGGGTGACCTGCGAGCAGAAGTACCTGCTCGGCGAGGACGACGCGCTCTATGCCGCGCCGGGCGTGGAGCCCAAGGCGTGGGAGCACGACGAGGCCGCGACCGCGACCATCAACTACACCTCCGGCACCACCGCGCGCCCCAAGGGCGTGCAGATCACGCACCGCAACATCTGGGTCAACGCACTGACCTTCGGCCTGCACGCCGGGATCGGCGACCGCGACGTCTACCTGCACACGCTGCCGCAGTTCCACGCCAACGGCTGGGGGATGCCCTTCGCGATGACCGGCGTCGGTGCGCGGCACATCATCCTGCGCAAGGTCGACGGTGCCGAGATCCTGCGCCGGGTGCGCGACCACGGCGTGACCGTGATGTGTGCGGCACCCGCGGTGGCGGCCGCCGTACTGGAGGCCGCGCAGAGCTGGGAGGGCGAGATCCCCGGGCGCGACAAGGTGCGGATCATCATGGCCGGCGCCCCGCCGCCGACGAAGACGGTGATCCGGGTCCAGGAGGAGCTGGGCTGGGAGTTCATCCAGATCTACGGCCTCACCGAGACCTCGCCGCTGCTGACCATCAACCGCACGCGCGAGGAGTGGGACGACCTCTCGGCCGAGGAGCGGGCGACCCGGCTCACCCGCGCGGGCGCGCCCGCGATCGGCGTACGGCTGGCGATCGACGAGTCCGAGGAGGGCGCCGGCGAGGTGCTCGCGCAGTCGAACGTGATCCTCGAGGGCTACTGGGAACAGCCCGAGGAGTCGGCCGCGGCGCTGGCCGGCGGCTGGTTCCACACCGGTGACGGTGGTGTGCTGGGCGAGGACGGCTACCTCACCATCGCCGACCGCAAGAAGGACGTCATCATCACCGGCGGCGAGAACGTCACCTCGATCGAGGTCGAGGACACGCTGTTCTCGCACCGGGCCGTCGCCGAGGTCGCGGTGATCGGCGTCCCCAGCGAGAAGTGGGGCGAGACGATCAAGGCGCTCGTCGTGCTCACGCCCGACGCGACCGCCGGCCCCGAGATGGAGGCCGAGCTGATCCGTTGGTGCAAGGACCGGCTGGCGGGCTACAAGTCGCCGACGTCGGTCGAGTTCCGCACCGAGCTGGCGCGGACGGCGACCGGCAAGCTGCAGAAGTTCAAGCTGCGCGCGCCCTACTGGGAGGGCTACTCCCGCGGCGTGAACTGA